One part of the Candida albicans SC5314 chromosome R, complete sequence genome encodes these proteins:
- the SYS3 gene encoding Sys3p (Protein similar to S. cerevisiae Sys3p; putative role in endosome-Golgi vesicle docking; upregulated in biofilm; induced upon adherence to polystyrene) → MFSKLKNFSEDVINELNNLSDQNQKSPKSTTNSESLNQLSKSAKVLATETPDVSKLTQPSDEEISNNVSTEEGSEKATSPPINNTTIDTTDNGTATTTTAAAAAAAPQLDLDQLPAPIKSKLKKFAKYEEKYPILLDAYKIEKKKNEIIKIFEKVLQENTPVSSLSEGKLLVEYLNGLNEKTKLLNGEIRKLTKDNNTMNFKIVKLEESNKELNNDVKRLDTMQKEKEVMGKKIDSMSEELEIINNQNDKLTKDLKDKEEKIESLKLEITDRDNKIKDLESNTSSNSKELNTELEEPKEVPTEKVNQDKSSSGEENTDKDSSVGDSSDNSDVLNTEISQLKSQLSTKETEVEELTNEVRTLKSQLNDKNEEIEDLRDSVKEIGNELVTSKDEIKSLKNSQKSIDNEDSTTKEDTNTQINDWELKYNSQLKENKELKEELDVATKESKEKEKERKKSEDQLRKQIQTLKQKLESTENKFESKTKDLKNLSEEKEKLEKRISELSKFKSNDSSLKLEISSLKSSLTNKDNSINELKTQVDELKQSNKSLNSKVEELSKSNNELQSNSMDFLKDKNELLTKQEVLMENTKSLNSQVTKLQQEKQDVITELEKTKNKLDIVIADKSQSANDMLSYKKQHEELMMKSKEYSLRIESLEDDLTEARNLLQERTRETSNMRRLLVDAEEMLKQQKQDSKLEIARALEDKAEIERNNASLIKRKQRELDELKESVQEYKLKVEKLENKVMTLEKEEKSKESLSTDNQTQMSKELSSTIETLRTALNNSTNKIRDLENYNNNLKKLSEDNTLRFERLSKNYKILNQQYQYMKERKGSESSTKQDKPVETAPESNDKQATNVAYLKNVLLGFFQHKEQRDQLLPVLKTLFEFSKEDEEKFLMALK, encoded by the coding sequence ATGTTTTCGAAACTTAAGAATTTCTCAGAAGATGTGATCAATGAGTTGAATAACTTGTCtgatcaaaatcaaaaatcacCAAAATCTACTACTAATTCAGAGTCATTAAACCAATTACTGAAAAGTGCCAAAGTTTTAGCCACTGAAACACCTGATGTATCCAAATTGACACAACCAAGCGATGAAGAAATTTCCAACAATGTTTCCACGGAGGAGGGCTCGGAAAAAGCTACTCTGCCTCCAATAAACAACACTACAATAGATACTACTGATAATGgaacagcaacaacaacaacagcagcagcagcagcagcagccCCACAATTAGATTTGGATCAACTTCCGGCACctatcaaatcaaaactaaaGAAATTTGCCAAATATGAAGAAAAGTACCCTATTTTACTAGATGCATATAAAAtcgaaaagaaaaagaatgaaataattaaaatattcGAAAAAGtattacaagaaaataCACCAGTCAGTTCATTGTCAGAAGGTAAACTATTAGTTGAGTATTTGAATGGTCTTAATGAGAAGACAAAATTACTCAATGGTGAGATTAGAAAGTTGACTAAAGATAATAATACCATGAACTTCAAAATAGTTAAATTAGAGGAAAGTAATAAAGAACTTAACAACGACGTCAAACGATTAGATACGATgcaaaaggaaaaagaagtcATGGGGAAAAAGATTGATTCAATGAgtgaagaattggaaataatcaataatcaGAATGACAAATTGACAAAAGACCTTAAAGACAAAGAGGAAAAAATAGAGAGCTTGAAGCTTGAGATAACTGATCGTGATAACAAGATTAAAGATCTTGAGTCTAATACATCTAGTAACAGCAAGGAATTAAATACAGAATTGGAAGAGCCCAAAGAGGTGCCAACAGAAAAGGTCAATCAAGATAAGTCTTCTTCTGGAGAAGAAAACACTGATAAAGATAGTAGCGTGGGTGATAGCAGCGACAATTCTGATGTGTTGAATACTGAAATTTCTCAATTGAAATCCCAATTATCTACCAAAGAAACCGAGGTTGAAGAATTGACTAACGAAGTCAGAACATTAAAGAGTCAATTGAACGATAAGAATGAGGAGATAGAAGATTTACGAGACCTGGTTAAGGAAATAGGCAATGAGCTAGTAACCTCTAAGGATGAAATCAAGTCTCTAAAGAATTCTCAAAAATCCATTGACAATGAAGATAGTACCACCAAAGAAGATACTAATACTCAAATAAATGATTGGGAATTAAAATACAATTCTCagttaaaagaaaataaagaattgaaagaagaattggacGTGGCTACAAAAGAAtctaaagaaaaagaaaaagaacgCAAGAAATCAGAAGATCAATTGAGAAAACAGATCCAAactttgaaacaaaaactcGAATCAacagaaaacaaatttgaatcCAAGACCAAGGATTTAAAGAACTTGCTggaagagaaagaaaaattagaGAAGCGAATCTCAGAATTGTCAAAGTTCAAAAGTAATGATTCATctttgaaattagaaatttcttcattgaAATCCTCATTAACCAATAAAGATAATTCCATCAACGAACTAAAGACTCAAGTCGATGAGTTAAAACaatctaataaatcattgaaCTCTAAAGTTGAAGAGTTGTCAAAATCTAATAACGAGTTGCAATCCAATTCTATggattttttgaaagacaaaaatgaattgttaACCAAACAAGAAGTATTAATGGAAAATACAAAGTCATTAAACCTGCAAGTTACAAAATTGCAACAAGAGAAGCAAGATGTAATTACTGAGTTGGAAAAGACGAAAAATAAACTAGACATTGTGATTGCAGATAAATCACAATCGGCAAACGATATGTTATCTTACAAAAAGCAACatgaagaattgatgatgaagtcTAAAGAGTACAGTTTACGAATTGAAAGTTTGGAGGATGATTTGACTGAAGCCAGAAATTTGTTACAAGAGAGAACCCGCGAGACTTCAAATATGAGAAGGTTATTAGTTGACGCCGAGGAAATgttgaaacaacaaaagcaGGATTCTAAGCTTGAAATTGCTAGAGCATTGGAGGATAAAGCAGAgattgaaagaaataatgCGTCTTTAATAAAGAGGAAACAGAGAGAACTAgatgaattaaaagaatcaGTTCAAGAGTACAAATTGAAAGtggaaaaattggaaaacaaAGTTATGACTCtcgaaaaagaagaaaagagcAAGGAAAGTTTAAGCACCGATAACCAAACCCAAATGAGTAAAGAGCTATCATCGACCATTGAAACGTTGAGAACCGCATTGAATAATTCCACCAATAAAATTAGAGATCttgaaaattataataataacctTAAGAAATTGAGTGAAGACAACACATTAAGATTTGAACGTTTATCCAAAAACtataaaattttgaatcaaCAGTATCAGTACATGAAAGAACGTAAAGGTTCtgaatcatcaacaaaGCAGGATAAACCAGTTGAGACTGCACCTGAAAGCAACGATAAACAAGCAACAAACGTGGCTTATTTGAAGAATGTTTTACTTGGGTTTTTCCAACACAAAGAACAACGAGATCAATTATTACCTGTGTTAAAAACGTTATTTGAATTCAGcaaagaagatgaagaaaagtTCTTAATGGCATTGAAATGA
- a CDS encoding tRNA methyltransferase (Ortholog(s) have tRNA methyltransferase activity, role in tRNA methylation, wybutosine biosynthetic process and cytosol, nucleus localization) — MQDSFDQKKQSILSEISSNSPDNLDASPKGTIDEYCLPIIDTINSHRDMVTTSSCSGRVSIFLEGVKTNNSTSVVAKGHEGRWLFVTHEPKDLNNWYDSIDFNYDTSKFPENASARSILYKFEPLILHVKCRNESMAQKLYVLAMNNGFRESGIGNNFNVAIRINIKLDIPIGFQNVDEEDLNCFVTKEYLKYITDISHERFNENFKKLEQLHRAIERMIEDETKGIETTKKKHKESKEERRQRMIKEGLQRQQELRELKEKQQQEQNETLHVDK; from the coding sequence ATGCAAGATTCCTTTGatcaaaagaaacaaagtATTTTACTGGAAATTTCCTCAAATAGTCCAGACAATCTAGATGCATCACCAAAAGGAACAATCGATGAGTATTGTCTTCCAATAATCGATACAATAAACAGTCATCGAGATATGGTAACCACTTCATCTTGTTCAGGGAGAGTAtctatttttcttgaaggtgtgaaaacaaataattctaCATCAGTAGTTGCAAAGGGACATGAGGGTCGTTGGCTTTTTGTCACACATGAACCCAAAGACTTGAATAATTGGTATGATTCTATTGATTTCAACTACGATACATCCAAATTCCCCGAAAATGCTAGTGCAAGAAGTATACTATATAAATTTGAACCATTAATTTTGCATGTTAAATGTCGTAATGAGTCTATGGCACAAAAGTTGTACGTTTTGGCAATGAATAATGGGTTTCGTGAGTCAGGTATTggaaacaatttcaatgttgcaattagaattaatatcaaattgGATATTCCTATAGGTTTTCAAAATgtagatgaagaagatttgaattgttttgTCACTAAAGAATATTTGAAGTATATCACCGATATTTCCCATGAAAGGTTCAATGAAAACTTTAAGAAATTAGAACAATTACATCGAGCAATTGAGAGAATGATTGAAGATGAAACCAAAGGAATAGAAACtaccaaaaagaaacataAGGAATCTAAGGAAGAGAGAAGACAACGTATGATCAAAGAAGGTTTGCAAAgacaacaagaattgagagaattaaaagaaaaacaacagCAAGAGCAAAATGAGACACTACATGTAGATAAATAG
- the DPS1-1 gene encoding aspartate--tRNA ligase (Putative tRNA-Asp synthetase; genes encoding ribosomal subunits, translation factors, tRNA synthetases are downregulated upon phagocytosis by murine macrophage; protein enriched in stationary phase yeast cultures): MSVEKKVEELSIGENPAASIANESAPATTATNSNNVEGEEVVLGEDGQPLSKKALKKLLKEKEKAAKKAEREAQLAKEKAAREAEAANDPAKENYGKLPLINSSTRNADEKRILFKDLSVANDGETVTFRARVHKTRQQGATMVFLTLRQQSELIQALLKTNKDTDATAVSKQMVKWTGSINLESIVLVEGKVAKVEEKIKSATVQDVEILISKIYTIQETPEQLPLLIEDASRSEKESEELGLPGVNLDTRLDARVIDLRTPTNQAIFKIQSGVCQLFREFLIKKGFTEIHTPKIIGAASEGGSNVFEINYFKGSAFLAQSPQLYKQQLIAADFEKVFEIAPVFRAENSNTHRHMTEFTGLDLEMAFEQHYDEVLEVLEELFVFIFTELKTRFSKEIATVRKQFPVEEFKIPKDGKMVKLHFKEGIAMLREAGKEVDDFEDLSTENEKLLGKLVREKYDTDFYILDKFPLAVRPFYTMPDSEDPRYSNSYDFFMRGEEILSGAQRIHDPKLLTQRMKEHEVDPNVPGLNDYVEAFTYGCPPHAGGGIGLERVVMFFLDLKNIRRASLFPRDPKRLRP; the protein is encoded by the coding sequence ATGTCCgttgaaaagaaagtaGAGGAATTATCCATTGGTGAAAATCCAGCTGCTTCCATTGCCAATGAATCAGCTCCAGCTACGACTGCCACCAACAGCAATAATGTTGAAGGTGAAGAAGTAGTTTTGGGTGAAGATGGTCAACCATTGTCCAAAAAAGCcttgaagaaattattgaaagaaaaagaaaaggcTGCCAAAAAGGCTGAAAGAGAAGCTCAATTGGCCAAAGAAAAAGCAGCTAGAGAAGCTGAAGCAGCTAATGATCCAGCTAAAGAGAATTACGGGAAATTACCACTTATAAACTCATCGACTAGAAATGCTGACGAAAAACGTATTCTTTTCAAAGACTTGTCTGTTGCCAATGATGGGGAAACTGTAACCTTCAGAGCCAGAGTACACAAAACCAGACAACAAGGTGCCACTATGGTATTCTTAACATTAAGACAACAATCTGAATTGATCCAAGCTTTGTTGAAGACTAACAAAGATACTGATGCAACTGCAGTCTCCAAACAAATGGTTAAATGGACTGGCTCTATCAATTTGGAATCTATTGTTTTAGTCGAAGGTAAAGTAGCtaaagttgaagaaaaaatcaaatctgCCACTGTTCAAGATGTTGAAATCCTTATTAGCAAGATTTATACTATCCAAGAAACGCCAGAACAATTACCATTGTTGATTGAAGATGCTTCAAGAAGCGAAAAAGAATCTGAAGAATTGGGATTACCAGGTGTCAATTTAGATACTAGATTAGATGCAAGAGTTATTGACTTGAGAACTCCAACAAACCAAGCCATTTTCAAGATTCAATCTGGTGTTTGTCAATTGTTTAGAGAATTCTTGATAAAGAAGGGGTTTACAGAAATCCATACCCCAAAGATCATTGGTGCTGCTTCTGAAGGTGGTTCTAATGTTTTCgaaattaattatttcaaaGGTTCTGCTTTCTTAGCTCAATCGCCTCAATTGtataaacaacaattgattgctgctgattttgaaaaagttttcGAAATTGCTCCAGTTTTCAGAGCTGAAAACTCCAATACTCATCGTCACATGACCGAATTCACTGGTTTAGATTTGGAAATGGCATTTGAACAACATTATGATGAAGTCTTGGAAGTCTTGGAAGAATTGTTTGTGTTTATTTTCACCGAATTGAAGACCAGATTTTCTAAAGAGATTGCCACTGTTAGAAAACAGTTCCCCGTGGAAGAATTCAAGATTCCAAAAGATGGCAAAATGGTCAAATTACACTTTAAAGAAGGTATTGCCATGTTGAGAGAAGCTGGTAAAgaagttgatgatttcGAAGATTTGTCTactgaaaatgaaaaattattgggTAAATTGGTTCGTGAAAAATACGACACCGACTTTTACATTTTGGACAAATTCCCACTTGCCGTTAGACCATTCTACACCATGCCAGATTCTGAAGATCCAAGATACTCCAACTCTTATGATTTCTTTATGAGAGGTGAAGAAATTTTATCTGGTGCTCAACGTATTCATGATCCTAAATTGTTAACTCAAAGAATGAAAGAACATGAAGTTGATCCAAATGTTCCAGGTTTGAACGATTACGTTGAGGCCTTCACTTACGGTTGTCCTCCTCatgctggtggtggtatCGGTTTAGAAAGAGTTGTCATGTTCTTCTTAGACTTGAAGAATATTCGTCGTGCTTCCTTATTCCCAAGAGATCCAAAACGTTTAAGACCATAG
- a CDS encoding uncharacterized protein (Ortholog(s) have GTP binding, GTPase activity) — MEATLIPNPKDNNATILLMGLRRSGKSSICKVVFHNMQPYDTLYLESTSKPITEQFSSLIDLSVMELPGQLNYFEPNYDSERLFSSVGALVYVIDSQDEYLNAITNLSMIIDYAYKVNPKINIEVLIHKIDGLSEDYRIDAQRDIMQRTGDELLDLGVEGVELSFYLTSIFNHSIYEAFSRIVQKLVPEVSSLENMLDNLVEHSSIDKVFLFDVNSKIYVATDSSPVDIQTYEVCAEFIDITIDLDDLYVENDKNKNNENGGIDGKQKEVKSISHLSNGSVLYLKQMIRGLALVALIRNDDNKEIQQDDDNAIGIAGQNIQNADGSVVDSNQEKSLTVIDYNVNLFKKSLMKIWKNSKLTNTNVNVSQQQSIE, encoded by the coding sequence ATGGAAGCTACACTTATACCTAATCCTAAAGATAATAACGCAACAATCCTATTAATGGGTTTGCGTAGAAGTGGGAAATCATCTATTTGTAAAGTTGTTTTCCACAATATGCAACCTTATGATACATTATATCTTGAAAGTACATCTAAACCCATTACTGAacaattttcttctttgattgatttatcaGTTATGGAATTGCCAGGACAgttgaattattttgaaCCAAATTATGATTCAGAAAGATTGTTTTCGTCAGTGGGGGCATTGGTATACGTCATTGACTCACAAGATGAGTATTTAAACGCCATAACCAATTTACTGATGATTATTGATTATGCCTATAAAGTTAATCCCAAGATAAATATAGAGGTTTTAATTCACAAGATTGATGGATTGAGTGAAGATTATAGAATAGATGCACAAAGAGATATAATGCAAAGAACTGGAGACGAATTATTGGATTTGGGAGTTGAAGGAGTGGAATTGAGTTTTTATTTGACTTCTATTTTCAATCATTCTATATATGAGGCCTTTTCAAGAATTGTACAAAAACTCGTCCCTGAAGTATCATCATTAGAGAACATGCTTGATAATTTGGTAGAACATTCATCGATTGATAAAgtgtttttatttgatgtCAATTCTAAAATTTACGTTGCTACAGATTCATCACCAGTTGATATCCAAACATACGAGGTTTGTGCAGAGTTTATTGATATCACTATAGACTTGGATGATTTATatgttgaaaatgataagaataaaaataatgaaaatggtgGCATTGATGggaaacaaaaagaagttAAATCCATAAGTCACTTGTCAAATGGGTCAGTGCtatatttgaaacaaatgaTTCGTGGTTTGGCGTTGGTTGCATTAATAAGAAATGACGACAACAAGGAAATACAAcaagatgatgataacGCCATTGGAATCGCCGGACAGAACATACAAAATGCAGACGGTTCAGTCGTCGATTCAAACCAAGAGAAATCTCTAACTGTGATTGATTACAATGTTAATCTATTTAAAAAGTCGTTAATgaagatttggaaaaattcaaaattgacCAACACCAATGTCAATGtatcacaacaacagtcTATAGAATAA
- a CDS encoding ribonuclease P/MRP protein subunit (Ortholog(s) have RNA binding, ribonuclease MRP activity, ribonuclease P activity), producing MSTNSKQLNKKKTRLYNSRTIKSQINDQAYDKKQRVLDVNSFIHSRNFEIRSFEQSQLNSKNASSTRVFQDLPRALRRRAASHNVKRIPKRLRKRAKHEMSSNLPVKKMPRGRRLYKLLVRNRLLKVASKMKQNKYDPLENLVNKKNLRKQFKAIRDEIKKIDQEKPKSSTVEGFTKLNNSVGSRDNTGVNELAPRPKGSIKYYKRQREFVWIPTHIWLVKRFHMSKKYGYQIPYTPTQKCFKLMNRWNRQKAVCFDTSYFPTFILYVSDGTMFGDIAKQLCGKKVSKKILNGEKSYNGWIHIDGETKVCPGFAYMNQSLNTIMVRVVPSMYEQLFQSYKAKIESIPNSTINDCRYALGSIELSGPLSIKCLSKIFHFQNISPDLKNIWASLSKIKDSDLVPVGTTFTFNLQDPRIWQRPTKLRHNHNGDQDIYDIIIALNSSPHIDQDIVKSLTTSEGRYASYKDQLSIKELGKFHANLNKKPSDISHSQIPVLLSKTDSQKWLLILPWHWILPFWIQITKVTDIKPGGSKQMHQFQFENHKPYYPQDFPWSYDGWQYNKLVGEANQIKASKLPKSQVSVQQSEKNYSVIFNANKCDWTNLRNMVLLMKYSKMDRKTIKKDSGQPDFAQYDGPERIINSVHDLLQTTKSVENDITDVNETTVELYTNNQSQVDFYNNTYKIANLAEIVHTKLPVVQVSLIVVNDGTIEDNARLYSDSSGTDIHCVGFVTTGAMNLNLGKYSGIGTIIAQKWLIEENGHKLYVRNPGKSKVYSVSFRVI from the coding sequence ATGAGTACCAATtctaaacaattgaataagaaaaagacTCGATTGTATAATAGTCGAACGATTAAGAGTCAAATCAATGATCAGGCATATGACAAAAAACAACGAGTTTTGGATGTGAATTCTTTTATCCATTCACGAAACTTTGAAATCCGATCATTTGAGCAATCTCAACTAAATTCCAAAAATGCATCATCAACAAGAGTATTCCAAGATTTACCAAGAGCATTAAGACGTAGAGCAGCATCTCATAATGTGAAAAGAATCCCTAAAAGATTAAGGAAAAGAGCCAAACACGAGATGAGTTCTAATTTACCAGTCAAGAAAATGCCTCGTGGTAGAagattatataaattacTTGTCAGAAATAGATTACTTAAAGTGGCTTCAAAAATGAAGCAGAATAAGTATGATCCATTGGAAAACCTCGTCAATAAGAAAAATCTTCGTAAACAATTCAAAGCAATACGTGacgaaatcaaaaaaatcgACCAAGAAAAACCCAAACTGTCAACTGTTGAAGGTTTTACTAAGTTGAATAATTCAGTTGGGTCCAGGGATAATACCGGTGTCAATGAATTAGCCCCACGGCCAAAGGGAAGCATCAAGTATTATAAACGTCAAAGGGAATTTGTTTGGATACCTACACATATATGGCTTGTTAAAAGATTTCATATGAGCAAGAAATACGGGTACCAAATTCCATACACCCCTACACAGAAATGTTTCAAATTAATGAATCGTTGGAATAGACAAAAGGCAGTGTGTTTTGATACTTCTTATTTTCCTACGTTTATTTTATATGTAAGCGATGGGACAATGTTTGGAGATATAGCTAAACAGTTATGTGGGAAGAAAGtaagtaaaaaaattttgaatggGGAAAAATCATACAATGGATGGATTCATATTGACGGAGAAACAAAGGTATGTCCAGGGTTTGCATATATGAATCAGTCTTTGAATACCATAATGGTAAGGGTGGTTCCATCGATGTATGAACAATTATTCCAATCTTATAAGGCCAAAATAGAAAGTATCCCAAACTCCACAATCAATGATTGTCGATACGCTTTGGGAAGTATTGAATTATCGGGTCCATTGAGTATCAAATGTCTAAGtaaaatatttcattttcagaATATTTCACCTGATTTAAAAAACATTTGGgcatcattatcaaaaattaaGGATAGTGATCTTGTTCCTGTTGGGACAACATTCACTTTCAATTTACAAGACCCACGTATTTGGCAGAGACCAACCAAGTTGCGCCATAACCATAACGGAGACCAAGATATCTATGATATAATAATTGCATTAAATTCTTCCCCTCATATAGATCAAGATATTGTTAAAAGCTTAACCACCTCAGAAGGGAGATATGCCTCATATAAGGatcaattatcaataaaggAATTGGGGAAATTCCATGCTAATCTAAACAAGAAACCATCGGATATTTCTCATAGTCAAATTCCAGTATTGTTATCCAAAACAGACAGCCAAAAATGGTTATTAATTCTTCCTTGGCACTGGATATTACCATTTTGGATTCAGATTACAAAGGTCACGGATATTAAACCAGGTGGATCCAAACAGAtgcatcaatttcaatttgaaaatcacAAACCATACTATCCACAAGATTTTCCTTGGTCATACGATGGATGGCAATACAATAAATTAGTCGGTGAagcaaatcaaattaaagCATCAAAGTTACCTAAAAGTCAAGTTTCAGTCCAGCAGTCTGAAAAGAATTATTCAGTGATTTTCAATGCTAATAAATGCGATTGGACGAATTTACGAAATATGGTATTGCTAATGAAATATAGCAAAATGGATAGGAAAACGATTAAAAAAGATTCGGGACAACCTGATTTTGCACAGTATGATGGTCCTGAGAGAATCATCAACTCTGTTCATGATTTGTTGCAAACTACAAAGTCAgttgaaaatgatattaCCGACGTGAACGAAACAACAGTCGAATTGTATACAAACAATCAATCGCAAGTGGATTTTTACAATAACACCTACAAAATTGCAAATTTGGCTGAAATTGTACACACAAAATTACCTGTTGTTCAAGTAAGTCTTATAGTTGTTAATGATGGTACAATTGAAGATAATGCAAGATTGTATTCAGACTCAAGTGGAACTGATATTCATTGTGTTGGGTTTGTTACTACTGGAGCCATGAATTTGAATCTTGGAAAATATAGTGGCATTGGTACAATTATAGCTCAAAAGTGGTTAATTGAAGAGAATGGCCACAAGTTGTATGTTAGAAATCCAGGAAAGTCAAAAGTTTATAGTGTTTCCTTTAGGGTTATATAG
- the SSU72 gene encoding RNA polymerase II subunit A C-terminal domain phosphatase (Ortholog(s) have CTD phosphatase activity, protein tyrosine phosphatase activity): protein MSKHIEDSLKICTVCASNNNRSMESHKQLMDAGYDVHSFGTGTAVRLPGPSVDKPNVYEFGTPYQVMYDDLISQKSRKLYESNGLIHMLERNKSVKEAPEKWHRNAPLGKFDLVITCEERCFDSVIDDLMHRMYDRDPSDNDDVKRLVHVINIDIKDDNENAIIGGKGILKLVNMIHDFRRKKKQELGHDLEDESDIILEDQMMSIITEWQRDHTNLPTLYSVSYY from the coding sequence ATGTCAAAACATATAGAAGATAGTCTAAAAATATGTACAGTATGTGCATCGAATAACAATAGATCCATGGAATCTCACAAACAATTGATGGATGCAGGTTATGATGTGCATTCGTTTGGTACCGGTACTGCCGTTCGATTGCCTGGACCAAGTGTGGATAAACCTAATGTCTATGAATTTGGAACACCTTATCAAGTAATGTATGATGATTTAATCAGTCAAAAAAGCAGGAAATTATATGAATCAAATGGGTTGATACATATGTtggaaagaaataaaagtGTTAAAGAAGCACCTGAAAAGTGGCATAGAAATGCACCCCTTggaaaatttgatttggttaTAACATGTGAAGAAAGATGTTTTGATAGtgtaattgatgatttaatgCATAGAATGTATGATAGAGATCCCagtgataatgatgatgttaAACGACTTGTACATGTTATAAACATTGATATTaaagatgataatgaaaatgcGATAATAGGAGGGAAAGgtatattgaaattggttAATATGATTCATGATTTTagaaggaaaaagaaacaggAGTTAGGTCATGACCTTGAAGATGAGCTGGATATAATATTAGAGGATCAAATGATGAGTATAATAACAGAATGGCAAAGAGACCACACAAATTTACCCACATTATATAGTGTAtcttattattag